A region from the Lolium perenne isolate Kyuss_39 chromosome 4, Kyuss_2.0, whole genome shotgun sequence genome encodes:
- the LOC127293123 gene encoding protein NRT1/ PTR FAMILY 8.3, whose product MAEVVRADGDSTLEQGLLATPEESNQLTYTGDGSVDFSGNRVVKEKTGRWRACPFILGNECCERLAYYGISTNLVTYLTKKLHDGNASAARNVTTWQGTCYLTPLIGAILADAYWGRYWTIATFSTIYFIGMSVLTLSATMPALIPPSCEGSLCPPADPYQYTVFFLGLYLIALGTGGIKPCVSSFGADQFDDTDPAERVQKGSFFNWFYFSINIGALISSSFLVWVQDNLGWGLGFGIPTVFMGLAIISFFSGTSLYRFQKPGGSPITRVCQVVAATLRKWNVPVPEDSSLLYELPDGVSAIEGSRQLEHTDELRCLDKAATVSDLDVKNDSFNNPWRVCTITQVEELKILVRMFPVWATTIVFSAVYAQISTMFVEQGMVLDPSIGSFKIPPASLSTFDVVSVIIWVPVYDSILVPLARRFTGNERGFTALQRMGIGLLISILAMSAAAVLEIQRLAIARDMHLVDQNVPVPLSILWQIPQYFLVGAAEVFTFVGALEFFYDQSPDAMRSLCSALQLLTTALGNYLSAFILTMVAYFTTRGGNHGWIPDNLNEGHLDYFFWLLAGLSFLNFVVYILCANKFKSKKAA is encoded by the exons GAATCCAACCAACTTACATACACTGGAGATGGATCTGTTGATTTTTCCGGAAACCGCGTCGTGAAGGAGAAAACTGGTAGATGGAGGGCATGCCCATTCATCTTAG GTAATGAATGCTGTGAGCGGTTGGCCTATTATGGCATCTCGACAAACCTTGTCACTTACCTGACAAAAAAGCTGCATGATGGTAATGCCTCTGCTGCTAGAAATGTGACTACATGGCAGGGAACTTGCTATTTGACTCCCCTTATTGGAGCTATCCTGGCTGATGCATACTGGGGGAGGTATTGGACGATTGCAACGTTCTCCACGATATACTTCATC GGGATGTCAGTACTGACTCTTTCAGCAACAATGCCCGCGCTCATTCCTCCATCCTGTGAAGGATCCCTTTGCCCACCAGCCGATCCTTATCAATATACTGTCTTTTTTCTTGGTCTTTACCTGATTGCGCTTGGTACTGGTGGAATCAAGCCATGTGTCTCATCTTTTGGAGCGGATCAATTTGATGATACAGATCCAGCTGAACGAGTCCAGAAGGGGTCTTTCTTTAATTGGTTCTATTTTTCCATAAACATCGGTGCTCTTATATCAAGCAGTTTTCTGGTTTGGGTGCAAGACAACCTAGGATGGGGACTAGGCTTTGGCATTCCAACAGTATTCATGGGGCTGGCCATTATAAGCTTCTTCTCTGGCACTTCGCTATATAGATTCCAAAAGCCAGGTGGTAGTCCTATCACACGGGTATGCCAGGTAGTTGCTGCCACCTTGCGCAAGTGGAATGTGCCTGTTCCAGAGGACAGCTCTCTCTTGTATGAGCTACCTGATGGGGTTTCAGCAATTGAAGGGAGTCGGCAATTGGAGCACACTGATGAACTCAG ATGCCTGGACAAGGCGGCTACAGTTAGTGATCTTGATGTGAAAAATGATAGCTTCAACAACCCATGGCGAGTGTGCACCATCACCCAGGTGGAAGAACTGAAGATATTGGTAAGGATGTTCCCTGTCTGGGCAACGACTATTGTATTTTCGGCTGTCTATGCTCAGATTTCCACCATGTTTGTGGAACAAGGAATGGTGCTTGATCCATCAATCGGCTCATTCAAAATTCCCCCAGCATCTCTATCCACCTTTGACGTGGTTAGTGTCATTATATGGGTTCCTGTCTATGATAGCATCTTGGTTCCACTCGCTCGGAGGTTCACTGGCAACGAGAGGGGCTTTACAGCGCTGCAGAGGATGGGCATTGGCTTGTTAATCTCCATCCTAGCAATGTCAGCAGCTGCAGTCCTTGAGATACAAAGGCTGGCCATTGCCAGGGACATGCACTTGGTGGATCAAAACGTCCCAGTTCCATTGAGCATCTTGTGGCAGATTCCTCAGTATTTCTTGGTTGGTGCTGCAGAGGTATTCACTTTCGTCGGAGCTCTCGAGTTCTTCTATGACCAATCACCGGATGCCATGAGAAGCCTCTGCAGTGCGCTGCAACTCCTGACCACAGCGCTCGGAAACTACCTCAGCGCATTCATTCTGACAATGGTTGCCTACTTCACAACAAGgggaggaaatcatggatggaTTCCTGACAACTTGAACGAAGGGCATCTCGATTACTTCTTCTGGCTACTCGCTGGGCTCAGCTTTCTGAACTTTGTGGTGTACATCTTGTGCGCAAACAAATTCAAGAGCAAGAAAGCAGCTTGA
- the LOC127293125 gene encoding probable protein kinase At2g41970: MPIDVPAVSLAELNRLTGNFGAGSLVGEGSYGRVYRAKLSTGEAAAVKVFDNGGSGQPEAEFCAQLSVVSRLRSEHFTQMLGYCLELNKRIVLYEFATNGSLYDILHGQKGTQPGPTLTWSQRVRVALGAARGLEYLHEKVQPSVIHGDVRSSNVLIFDDHDGKIADFNLTNQSPDNAARLNSTKVLGTFGYHAPEYAMTGQLTQKSDVYSFGVVLLELLTGRKPVNHTMPKGQQSLVTWASPRLTEDKVTECIDPNLNSEYPPKAVAKLAAVAALCVQYEADFRPNMTIVVRAMQPLVNARHARDN, translated from the exons ATGCCGATCGACGTGCCAGCCGTCTCGCTGGCGGAGCTCAACCGTCTCACGGGCAACTTCGGCGCCGGCTCGCTGGTCGGGGAAGGCTCATACGGCCGCGTGTACCGCGCCAAACTGAGCACCGGCGAGGCCGCGGCGGTGAAGGTGTTCGACAACGGCGGCTCGGGGCAGCCGGAGGCCGAGTTCTGCGCTCAGCTCTCCGTGGTGTCCAGGCTCAGGAGCGAGCACTTCACCCAGATGCTGGGTTACTGCCTGGAGCTGAACAAACGCATCGTGCTCTACGAGTTCGCCACCAACGGCTCCCTCTACGACATCCTGCACGGCCAAAAGGGCACCCAGCCAGGGCCGACCCTGACCTGGAGCCAGCGGGTGCGGGTGGCCCTGGGCGCCGCCAGGGGTCTCGAGTACCTGCACGAGAAGGTGCAACCGTCCGTGATCCACGGAGACGTCCGCTCCAGCAACGTGCTCATATTCGACGACCACGATGGCAAGATCGCCGACTTCAACCTCACCAACCAGTCCCCAGACAACGCCGCCCGCCTCAACTCCACCAAGGTCCTCGGCACCTTCGGCTACCACGCCCCCGAGTACGCCATGACGGGCCAGCTCACGCAGAAGAGCGACGTCTACAGCTTTGGGGTCGTCCTCCTCGAGCTCCTCACCGGCAGGAAGCCCGTCAATCACACCATGCCAAAGGGCCAGCAGAGCCTCGTCACCTGG GCCAGTCCGCGACTGACTGAGGATAAGGTCACTGAGTGCATCGATCCCAACCTCAACAGCGAGTACCCACCAAAAGCAGTGGCCAAG ctcgcggcggtggcggcgctgtgCGTGCAGTACGAAGCCGATTTCAGGCCCAACATGACCATTGTCGTTAGGGCTATGCAGCCCCTTGTCAATGCCCGTCATGCACGAGATAACTAG
- the LOC127293124 gene encoding probable protein kinase At2g41970 — MLCCAGEKEEPLGSPAGYPATPPPRAPAQARGPNAPRAGVGPAKVLPIDVPAVTLAELNRLTGNFGARSLVGEGSYGRVYRAKLSSGETVAVKMFDNSGSGQSEAEFCAQLSVVSRLKSEHFTQMLGYCLELNNRIVLYEFATNGSLYDILHGKKGVQGAEPGPALTWSQRARVALGAARGLEYLHEKVQPSVIHRDVRSSNVLVFDGHDGKIADFNLTNQSPDTAARLHSTKVLGTFGYHAPEYAMTGCLTQKSDVYSFGVVLLELLTGRKPVDHTMPKGQQSLVTWATPRLSEDKVKQCIDPKLNNDYPPKAVAKLAAVAALCVQYEADFRPNMTIVVKALQPLVNARPAGDH; from the exons ATGTTGTGCTGTGCCGGCGAGAAGGAGGAGCCACTCGGCTCGCCTGCCGGCTACCCGGCCACGCCGCCGCCACGAGCACCAG CGCAAGCGAGAGGGCCGAACGCGCCGCGGGCCGGGGTCGGGCCGGCGAAGGTGCTGCCGATCGACGTGCCGGCCGTCACGCTGGCGGAGCTCAACCGCCTCACGGGCAACTTCGGCGCCCGGTCGCTGGTCGGGGAGGGATCCTACGGCCGCGTGTACCGCGCGAAGCTTAGCTCAGGCGAGACCGTGGCGGTCAAGATGTTCGACAACTCCGGCTCCGGGCAGTCGGAGGCCGAGTTCTGCGCGCAGCTATCGGTGGTGTCGAGGCTGAAGAGCGAGCACTTCACCCAGATGCTTGGCTACTGCCTGGAGCTCAACAACCGAATCGTGCTCTACGAGTTCGCCACCAACGGCTCCCTCTACGACATCCTGCACGGCAAGAAGGGCGTGCAGGGCGCCGAGCCGGGGCCGGCGCTCACCTGGAGCCAGCGCGCCAGGGTGGCGCTCGGCGCCGCCAGGGGCCTCGAGTACCTGCACGAGAAGGTGCAGCCGTCCGTGATCCACCGCGACGTTCGCTCCAGCAACGTGCTCGTCTTCGACGGCCACGACGGCAAGATCGCCGACTTCAACCTCACCAACCAGTCCCCCGACACCGCGGCGCGGCTCCACTCCACCAAGGTCCTCGGCACCTTCGGCTACCACGCGCCCGAGTACGCCATGACGGGGTGCCTCACGCAGAAGAGCGACGTCTACAGCTTCGGGGTCGTCCTCCTCGAGCTCCTCACCGGCAGGAAGCCCGTCGATCACACCATGCCCAAGGGCCAACAGAGCCTCGTCACCTGG GCCACTCCGAGGCTGAGCGAGGACAAGGTCAAGCAGTGCATCGACCCCAAGCTCAACAACGACTACCCACCAAAAGCGGTGGCCAAG CTCGCGGCGGTGGCGGCTCTCTGCGTGCAGTACGAAGCCGATTTCAGGCCCAACATGACCATTGTCGTCAAGGCACTGCAGCCCCTTGTCAATGCCCGTCCGGCTGGAGATCACTAG
- the LOC127346947 gene encoding uncharacterized protein: MRQLWVRSECPPVWLDRQRQRKITNWPVHHSGHIAAFQQCLEAARNAGPEQIVPHNFAAFNNYLEWFHENTRIELVKHAYPEEILDDPIQFDEVGQSQHDSFARRGRSTSIASELNFVRKEIEKTAEECEVMWEQSGRDDKPVRPLRYFIKNTARKMRRLASLLGCREAEIATSSSSEEREIPEDELILSQGILPKRTSKQASRSAYQLKPRGKGPNRYTPEDYVNRGKKVVTEEDEGPRRRSALSKMRNDEPLDDCLIEDGWTGTANWEGH, encoded by the exons atgagacagCTTTGGGTCAGATCGGAGTGCCCACCagtgtg gcttgataggcagcggcagaggaagatcacaaattggccagtccatcatagcggccacaTCGCAGCATTCCAACAGTGTTTGGAAGCGGCACGGAATGCTGGCCCTGAGCAGATTGTGCCTCACAACttcgccgctttcaacaactacctcgagtggttccatgagaacacgcgtatcgagttagttaagcacgcgtatcctgaggagatcttggacgaccccatccagttcgatgaggttgggcaaagccagcacgacagctttgctcgcagagggagatcgacttctattgcttccgagctgaacttcgtg CGGAAGGAGATCGAAAAAACAGCTGAGGAGTGCGAGGTTATGTGGGAGCAGAGCGGGAGAGATGACAAGCCTGTCCGACCGTTGcggtatttcattaag aacactgcacgaaagatgcggcggttagccagcttgctaggttgccgggaagccgaaatcgctacatcttcctcttcagaagagcgggag attcctgaggaCGAGCTAATTCTGAGTCAAGGCATACTTCCAAAGCGTACCTCGAAGCAAGCCTcacggtcagcttaccagttgaagccaaggggcaagggtccaaaccggtacactccggaagattatgtcaaccgaggaaagaaggttgtcactgaggaggatgaggggccgcgacggagatcagctttgtcgaagatgaggaacgacgagcc ATTGGATGATTGCCTGATTGAAGATGGCTGGACTGGGACTGCCAACTGGGAAGGCCACTAG